The Aureimonas mangrovi genome includes a region encoding these proteins:
- a CDS encoding GntR family transcriptional regulator, giving the protein MKPASRSSFRAIKDEIARRIGEREWRPGALIPGEEALAAEFGAARATVNRALQELARAGLIERKRKVGSRVATHPVREARFAIPIVAAEIAASGAAYRYALLSRDERAAGDEDAARLGVEPGETVLHLKCLHFADERPYQFEDRLINPAAAPRALSESFETQGPNEWLVAAAPFSRAEFAFLAALPNAEEAERLNVSPAAPVFVGERRTWLLARPITYVRMVHPQTHRLRTEL; this is encoded by the coding sequence GTGAAGCCGGCGTCCCGCTCCTCCTTCCGCGCGATCAAGGACGAGATCGCCCGGCGCATCGGCGAGCGCGAGTGGCGGCCGGGCGCGCTCATTCCGGGCGAGGAAGCGCTGGCGGCCGAGTTCGGCGCCGCGCGCGCCACCGTCAATCGCGCCTTGCAGGAACTGGCGCGCGCCGGGCTGATCGAGCGCAAGCGCAAGGTCGGCTCGCGCGTCGCCACCCATCCGGTGCGTGAGGCGCGCTTCGCGATCCCGATCGTCGCGGCCGAAATCGCCGCGTCCGGCGCCGCCTATCGCTATGCACTTCTGTCGCGTGACGAACGCGCCGCCGGCGACGAGGATGCGGCCCGGCTCGGCGTCGAGCCGGGTGAGACGGTGCTGCATCTCAAATGCCTGCACTTCGCCGACGAGCGGCCCTATCAGTTCGAGGATCGGCTGATCAATCCGGCCGCAGCACCCCGCGCGCTCAGCGAAAGCTTCGAGACGCAGGGGCCGAACGAGTGGCTGGTCGCCGCAGCCCCCTTCTCGCGCGCCGAGTTCGCCTTTCTTGCCGCGCTTCCGAACGCGGAAGAGGCCGAGCGGCTGAACGTCTCGCCCGCCGCGCCGGTCTTCGTCGGCGAGCGCCGAACCTGGCTGCTCGCCCGGCCGATCACCTATGTGCGCATGGTGCATCCGCAGACGCACC
- a CDS encoding formimidoylglutamate deiminase, with the protein MRIKAEQALLPDGWAQDVVVETGADGRIASVSKSADPAADITVPALLPALSNLHSHTFQRAMAGLTETRGPEGRDSFWTWRVLMYRFLDVLTPDEIEAIAAFAFTEMLEAGFGAVAEFHYLHHAPSGLPYDDLGELAGRIAAAAGQTGIGLTLLPVHYRTGGLDGRALAGGQRRFGNDLDRFVKLVERSREILKALPFDTHMGLAPHSLRAAPAEDIAALEKLLPDAPFHLHAAEQEAEIEEVLAATGRRPVEWLMDNFEVGPRWCLIHATHMTGEETSRLARSGAVAGLCPVTEGNLGDGIFEGVAFLEEGGHFGVGSDSNIRITAGEELRQLEYSQRLKHKGRAVLAEPGGSVGRRLYDGALKGGTRALGRESGAIREGALADLVALDPARFAGSGKDDGLLNGWIFTGDDRAVTDVWSAGRHVVMGGRHLYRDAIAARYRAVLADVMGRL; encoded by the coding sequence ATGCGTATCAAGGCCGAACAGGCGCTTCTTCCCGATGGCTGGGCGCAGGACGTGGTTGTCGAGACCGGTGCTGACGGACGGATCGCAAGCGTATCGAAAAGTGCAGACCCGGCAGCAGACATCACCGTGCCAGCGCTTCTGCCGGCCCTTTCCAATCTTCATAGCCACACGTTCCAGCGCGCCATGGCCGGGCTGACGGAAACGCGCGGGCCAGAGGGGCGCGACAGCTTCTGGACCTGGCGCGTCCTGATGTACCGTTTCCTCGACGTGCTGACCCCCGACGAGATCGAAGCGATTGCGGCCTTCGCCTTCACCGAGATGCTGGAGGCCGGCTTCGGCGCGGTCGCCGAGTTCCACTATCTGCACCACGCACCGAGCGGCCTGCCCTATGACGACCTCGGCGAACTGGCCGGACGCATCGCCGCGGCCGCCGGCCAGACCGGCATCGGTCTCACGCTCCTGCCCGTCCACTACCGCACCGGCGGGCTCGACGGGCGCGCGCTAGCGGGTGGTCAGCGCCGTTTCGGCAACGATCTCGACCGCTTCGTCAAGCTCGTCGAGCGCTCGCGCGAGATCCTGAAGGCGCTTCCCTTCGACACGCATATGGGCCTTGCGCCGCACTCGCTGCGAGCCGCTCCCGCCGAGGACATCGCGGCTCTGGAAAAGCTTCTACCGGACGCCCCCTTCCACCTTCATGCCGCCGAGCAGGAAGCCGAGATCGAGGAGGTCCTCGCCGCAACCGGGCGGCGACCGGTCGAATGGCTGATGGACAATTTCGAGGTCGGCCCGCGCTGGTGCCTCATCCACGCGACACACATGACAGGCGAGGAGACGAGCCGCCTTGCACGCTCGGGCGCCGTCGCGGGCCTGTGCCCCGTCACCGAGGGCAATCTCGGCGACGGCATCTTCGAGGGCGTCGCCTTTCTCGAAGAGGGCGGGCATTTCGGCGTCGGCTCGGACTCCAACATCCGCATCACCGCAGGCGAGGAGCTGCGCCAGCTCGAATATTCCCAGCGCCTCAAGCACAAGGGCCGCGCCGTTCTCGCAGAACCCGGCGGCTCCGTCGGCCGGCGCCTCTACGACGGCGCGCTGAAGGGCGGCACGCGTGCGCTCGGACGCGAAAGCGGCGCGATCCGTGAGGGCGCGCTCGCCGATCTCGTGGCGCTCGACCCGGCGCGCTTCGCCGGCTCGGGCAAGGACGACGGCCTTTTGAACGGCTGGATCTTCACGGGCGACGACCGGGCCGTGACGGACGTCTGGTCGGCCGGCCGCCATGTCGTGATGGGTGGCCGTCACCTCTACCGCGATGCGATCGCCGCGCGCTACCGCGCCGTTCTCGCAGATGTCATGGGCCGCCTGTGA
- the hutI gene encoding imidazolonepropionase → MEPGGAPYGLVEGGAIAIEDGRIAFAGRAADLTDDWRCVRAEGFDGRLATPALIDCHTHLVFGGDRAREFEMRLNGAAYEEIARAGGGIVSSVKATRAASEDALFESAARRLDALLAEGVSTVEIKSGYGLTIEDELKMLRVARRLGAERGVRVRTSWLAAHALPPEYKGRADEYIAEVVLPGMEKGAAEGLIDAVDAFCEGIAFSIEETRRVFSHARRLGLPVKLHAEQLSDLGGAVLAAEFGALSADHLEHLSPAGVSALAKSGTVATLLPGAYYFLRESVAPPVAALREAGVPMALATDCNPGTSPLTSLLLTMNMGATLFRMTPEETLAGVTREAARALGLQDEIGTLSPGKLAEIAVWDVESPAELSYRIGFNPLHALVKEPCA, encoded by the coding sequence ATGGAGCCGGGCGGCGCACCATACGGGCTCGTAGAGGGTGGCGCGATCGCGATCGAGGACGGCCGGATCGCCTTTGCCGGGCGTGCCGCCGATCTCACTGACGACTGGCGCTGTGTCCGCGCGGAGGGTTTCGACGGGAGGCTCGCGACGCCGGCGCTGATTGACTGCCACACCCATCTCGTCTTCGGCGGAGACCGGGCGCGCGAGTTCGAGATGCGGCTCAACGGCGCCGCCTACGAGGAGATCGCGCGGGCCGGCGGCGGTATCGTCTCTTCGGTGAAGGCGACGCGCGCCGCCAGCGAGGACGCGCTTTTCGAAAGCGCCGCGCGCCGGCTCGACGCGCTTCTGGCAGAGGGCGTTTCGACGGTCGAGATCAAGTCCGGCTACGGGCTGACGATCGAAGACGAGCTCAAGATGCTGCGCGTGGCGCGGCGCCTCGGGGCCGAACGAGGGGTGCGCGTGCGCACCTCGTGGCTCGCGGCCCACGCGCTGCCACCCGAATACAAGGGCCGCGCGGACGAATACATCGCTGAAGTGGTGTTGCCGGGCATGGAGAAGGGCGCGGCCGAGGGGCTGATCGACGCCGTCGACGCGTTCTGCGAGGGGATCGCCTTCTCCATTGAGGAGACGCGGCGCGTCTTCAGCCACGCGCGCAGGCTCGGCCTGCCGGTGAAGCTGCACGCCGAGCAGCTTTCCGATCTCGGCGGGGCGGTGCTCGCGGCCGAGTTCGGCGCGCTTTCGGCCGATCATCTGGAGCATCTGTCGCCGGCCGGCGTCTCGGCGCTGGCGAAGTCCGGCACGGTCGCGACGCTCCTGCCGGGCGCCTACTACTTCCTGCGCGAGAGCGTGGCACCGCCCGTGGCGGCGCTGCGCGAGGCCGGGGTGCCGATGGCGCTCGCGACCGACTGCAACCCCGGGACCTCGCCCCTGACCTCACTCCTCCTCACCATGAACATGGGCGCGACACTCTTCCGCATGACGCCGGAGGAGACGCTGGCCGGGGTGACGCGCGAGGCAGCGCGCGCCCTCGGCCTGCAGGACGAGATCGGCACGCTCTCGCCCGGCAAGCTTGCCGAGATCGCGGTCTGGGACGTCGAGAGCCCGGCCGAGCTCTCCTATCGCATCGGGTTCAATCCGCTCCACGCGCTGGTGAAGGAGCCTTGCGCATGA
- the hutH gene encoding histidine ammonia-lyase, whose protein sequence is MTIVLDPGAVSLATLERIYRGAEAVRLAPSCAARVAAGAERIAEIAGGDAAVYGINTGFGKLASVRIAPGDVETLQRNLILSHCCGVGEPLAPEIVRLVMAAKLISLGRGASGVRPVVVELIEAMLEKGLLPVIPGQGSVGASGDLAPLAHMAAAMIGEGEVSVDGAARPAAEALRAAGLEPVTLAAKEGLALINGTQVSTALALAGLFRAHRAAQAALVTGALSTDAAMGSSAPFHPEIHTLRGHRGQIEAAGALRALLEGSEIRESHLTGDERVQDPYCIRCQPQVDGACLDLLRQAAATLVIEANAVTDNPLILSDGSVVSGGNFHAEPVALAADQIALAVCEIGAIAQRRIALLVDPALSFGLPAFLAKNPGLNSGMMIAEVTSAALMSENKQMAHPASVDSTPTSANQEDHVSMACHGARRLLLMTQNLASIVGIEALTAAQGLEFRAPLTTSPELARAHAAIRAVVPSLDEDRYMAGDLAAAGDLVASGALAGTVSPDILPNLESVA, encoded by the coding sequence ATGACCATCGTCCTCGACCCCGGCGCCGTGTCGCTCGCCACGCTGGAGCGCATCTATCGCGGCGCGGAAGCGGTGAGGCTCGCCCCATCCTGCGCGGCGCGCGTCGCGGCGGGCGCCGAACGCATCGCCGAGATCGCCGGCGGGGATGCGGCCGTCTACGGCATCAACACGGGCTTCGGAAAGCTCGCCTCGGTACGCATCGCGCCCGGCGACGTCGAGACGCTCCAGCGCAACCTCATTCTCTCTCATTGCTGCGGCGTCGGCGAGCCGCTCGCGCCCGAGATCGTGCGGCTCGTGATGGCCGCGAAGCTGATCTCGCTCGGGCGCGGCGCGTCCGGTGTGCGGCCCGTCGTCGTGGAACTGATCGAGGCGATGCTGGAGAAGGGGCTTTTGCCGGTGATCCCCGGTCAGGGTTCCGTCGGCGCCTCGGGGGACCTCGCGCCACTCGCCCACATGGCCGCGGCGATGATCGGCGAGGGGGAGGTGAGCGTCGACGGCGCGGCCCGTCCTGCGGCCGAGGCGCTGCGCGCGGCGGGGCTGGAACCGGTGACGCTCGCCGCCAAGGAAGGGCTCGCCCTCATCAACGGCACGCAGGTCTCGACGGCGCTGGCGCTGGCCGGTCTCTTCCGGGCCCATCGCGCCGCGCAGGCCGCGCTCGTCACCGGAGCGCTGTCTACCGATGCGGCGATGGGATCATCTGCGCCGTTCCACCCCGAGATCCACACGCTGCGCGGCCATCGCGGGCAGATCGAGGCGGCGGGTGCGCTGCGCGCGCTTCTGGAGGGTTCTGAGATTCGCGAGAGCCACCTGACCGGCGACGAGCGCGTGCAGGACCCCTACTGCATCCGCTGCCAGCCGCAGGTCGACGGAGCCTGTCTCGACCTTCTGCGGCAGGCGGCGGCAACACTCGTTATCGAAGCCAACGCCGTCACCGACAATCCGCTGATCCTCTCGGACGGCTCGGTCGTCTCGGGCGGCAATTTCCACGCCGAGCCCGTGGCGCTCGCCGCCGACCAGATCGCGCTCGCGGTCTGCGAGATCGGCGCCATCGCGCAGCGCCGCATCGCGCTCCTCGTCGACCCGGCGCTGTCCTTCGGCCTGCCGGCGTTCCTAGCGAAGAACCCCGGACTCAACTCCGGGATGATGATCGCCGAAGTAACCTCCGCGGCGCTGATGAGCGAGAACAAGCAGATGGCGCATCCGGCTAGCGTCGATTCGACGCCCACCTCCGCCAATCAGGAGGACCACGTCTCGATGGCCTGCCACGGCGCGCGGCGGCTTCTCCTGATGACGCAGAACCTTGCCAGCATCGTCGGCATCGAGGCGCTGACGGCCGCGCAGGGGCTGGAGTTCCGCGCGCCGCTGACGACGTCCCCGGAACTGGCGCGCGCACATGCGGCGATCCGCGCCGTCGTGCCCTCGCTCGACGAGGACCGGTACATGGCCGGCGATCTCGCGGCGGCGGGCGATCTCGTCGCTTCCGGCGCGCTGGCCGGCACAGTTTCGCCGGACATCCTGCCGAATCTGGAGAGCGTCGCTTGA
- the hutG gene encoding N-formylglutamate deformylase, with product MSPFEIRRGSSPVILGLPHTGTDVPPDVFEALNEEGRRLRDTDWHIHRLYDGLLPEVTTVRATFHRYVVDANRDPSGVSLYPGQNTTGVVPTTDFDGNAIWREEPDEAEIARRIEAFHRPYHEALAAEIERVRGVHGVAILYDCHSIRSQIPFLFEGRLPDFNIGTDGGKTCDRRVEASVVEATAAAAPAYTSVLNGRFRGGWTTRRYGRPQDGVHAIQMELAQATHLASETLPFDYDAHKAEPLRTILSTILKRLEALAPALKG from the coding sequence TTGAGCCCGTTCGAAATCCGACGGGGTTCGTCCCCGGTCATTCTCGGCCTGCCGCACACCGGCACGGACGTGCCGCCGGACGTGTTCGAGGCGCTGAACGAAGAGGGCCGACGCCTTCGCGACACCGACTGGCACATCCACCGCCTCTATGACGGCCTCCTGCCGGAGGTCACCACCGTGCGCGCGACGTTCCATCGTTATGTCGTCGACGCCAACCGCGACCCCTCGGGCGTCAGCCTCTATCCCGGTCAGAACACGACGGGCGTGGTGCCGACGACGGATTTCGACGGAAACGCCATCTGGCGTGAGGAACCCGACGAGGCCGAGATCGCGCGGCGGATCGAGGCGTTCCACAGGCCCTATCACGAGGCGCTTGCGGCCGAGATCGAACGGGTGCGCGGCGTCCACGGCGTTGCCATCCTCTACGACTGCCACTCCATCCGCTCGCAGATCCCCTTCCTCTTTGAGGGGCGGCTGCCGGACTTCAACATCGGGACGGACGGCGGCAAGACCTGCGATCGGCGTGTGGAGGCATCGGTCGTCGAGGCCACCGCCGCCGCCGCGCCGGCCTATACCAGCGTCCTCAACGGCCGGTTCCGCGGCGGCTGGACGACGCGCCGTTACGGACGGCCGCAAGATGGCGTCCACGCGATCCAGATGGAGTTGGCGCAGGCGACGCACCTCGCCAGCGAGACGCTGCCCTTCGACTACGATGCGCACAAGGCCGAGCCGCTGCGCACCATCCTCTCCACGATCCTCAAGCGCCTCGAGGCGCTGGCGCCCGCGCTGAAAGGCTGA
- the hutU gene encoding urocanate hydratase gives MSLIDRRHNARTVRAATGPELSARSWLTEAPLRMLMNNLDPEVAENPNELVVYGGIGRAARTWDDFDKIVSALRELSEEETLLVQSGKPVGVFRTHRDAPRVLIANSNLVPHWATWDHFNELDKKGLAMYGQMTAGSWIYIGTQGIVQGTYETFVEAGRQHYGGDLKGKWVLTAGLGGMGGAQPLAAVMAGASCLAIECNPDSIDFRLRTRYVDERADTLDEAMAMIERWTAAGEAKSVGLLGNAAEILPQMVARGIRPDIVTDQTSAHDPVNGYLPAGWTMGEWRSTRESDPKAVEKAARASMRTHVEAMLAFHAAGVPTLDYGNNIRQVAKDEGLENAFDFPGFVPAYIRPLFCRGVGPFRWAALSGDPEDIYKTDAKVKELLPDNHHLHRWLDMARERIAFQGLPARICWVGLGDRHKLGLAFNEMVANGELKAPVVIGRDHLDSGSVASPNRETEAMKDGSDAVSDWPLLNALLNTASGATWVSLHHGGGVGMGFSQHSGMVICADGSDDAARRLERVLWNDPATGVMRHADAGYDIALDCAREKGLNLPAILGN, from the coding sequence ATGTCCCTCATCGATCGTCGTCACAACGCGCGCACCGTGCGCGCCGCCACGGGACCTGAGCTTTCGGCCAGGAGCTGGCTCACCGAGGCGCCGCTGCGCATGCTGATGAACAATCTCGACCCGGAGGTGGCCGAGAACCCGAACGAGCTCGTCGTCTATGGCGGCATCGGGCGCGCGGCCCGCACCTGGGACGATTTCGACAAGATCGTATCGGCCCTGCGCGAACTGTCCGAGGAGGAGACGCTGCTCGTCCAGTCCGGCAAGCCGGTCGGCGTCTTCCGCACCCACAGGGACGCGCCGCGCGTCCTCATCGCCAATTCCAACCTCGTGCCGCACTGGGCGACCTGGGACCATTTCAACGAGCTCGATAAGAAGGGGCTGGCCATGTACGGCCAGATGACCGCGGGCTCCTGGATCTACATCGGCACGCAGGGCATCGTGCAGGGCACCTACGAGACCTTCGTGGAGGCCGGGCGCCAGCACTACGGCGGCGATCTCAAGGGCAAGTGGGTGCTGACGGCAGGCCTCGGCGGAATGGGCGGCGCGCAGCCGCTGGCCGCCGTCATGGCGGGCGCCTCGTGCCTCGCGATCGAGTGCAACCCGGATTCCATCGATTTCCGCCTGCGCACCCGCTATGTCGACGAGCGGGCCGATACGCTGGACGAGGCGATGGCGATGATCGAGCGCTGGACCGCCGCCGGGGAGGCGAAGTCCGTCGGGCTCCTCGGCAACGCCGCCGAAATCCTGCCGCAGATGGTGGCGCGCGGCATCCGCCCCGACATCGTCACCGACCAGACATCGGCGCACGACCCGGTCAATGGCTATCTGCCGGCCGGTTGGACGATGGGCGAGTGGCGTTCGACGCGCGAGAGCGATCCGAAGGCCGTGGAGAAGGCGGCCCGCGCCTCGATGCGCACCCATGTCGAGGCGATGCTCGCCTTCCACGCGGCCGGCGTTCCGACGCTCGACTACGGCAACAACATCCGGCAGGTCGCAAAGGACGAGGGGCTGGAGAACGCCTTCGATTTCCCCGGCTTCGTCCCGGCCTATATCCGCCCACTCTTCTGCCGGGGCGTCGGCCCGTTCCGCTGGGCCGCGCTCTCGGGCGACCCGGAGGACATCTACAAGACCGACGCGAAGGTGAAGGAACTGCTGCCCGACAACCATCACCTGCATCGCTGGCTCGACATGGCGCGCGAGCGCATCGCCTTCCAGGGCCTGCCGGCCCGCATCTGCTGGGTGGGGCTGGGCGACCGGCACAAGCTCGGCCTCGCCTTCAACGAGATGGTGGCGAACGGCGAATTGAAGGCACCCGTCGTCATCGGCCGCGATCATCTGGACTCGGGCTCCGTCGCCTCGCCGAACCGCGAAACGGAGGCGATGAAGGACGGCTCGGACGCGGTCTCCGACTGGCCGCTCCTCAACGCGCTCCTCAACACGGCATCCGGCGCGACGTGGGTCTCGCTGCATCACGGCGGCGGCGTCGGCATGGGCTTCTCGCAGCATTCGGGCATGGTGATCTGCGCGGACGGCTCGGACGATGCCGCGCGGCGCCTGGAGCGCGTCCTGTGGAACGATCCGGCGACGGGCGTCATGCGCCACGCCGATGCCGGCTACGACATCGCGCTCGACTGCGCCCGAGAGAAGGGGCTGAACCTGCCCGCCATTCTCGGGAACTGA
- a CDS encoding aminotransferase class I/II-fold pyridoxal phosphate-dependent enzyme — protein sequence MVGLPCQKPAWGRSIERLTRSGDGIDWVVPRIFSKAYGLAGLRTGYVICSSPDVRRLIEAARSPFRRECGSASRRDGRARTVLPDHATIVA from the coding sequence GTGGTAGGACTGCCTTGCCAGAAGCCTGCCTGGGGCCGATCAATCGAGCGCCTGACGCGATCGGGCGACGGAATCGACTGGGTCGTTCCCAGGATCTTCTCGAAGGCATACGGGCTTGCGGGCCTTCGTACCGGCTATGTGATCTGCTCGAGCCCGGACGTGCGCCGGCTGATCGAAGCGGCGAGGTCGCCCTTTCGACGTGAATGCGGCAGCGCAAGTCGCCGCGACGGCCGCGCTCGCACCGTTCTCCCAGACCATGCGACGATCGTCGCCTGA
- a CDS encoding (2Fe-2S)-binding protein, with translation MSDNPDEKSGHSPNRRRFLIGSALTGTVPLLPREALSQTTGRASAAQDNSVPVDVDLHVNDRMHRVAVDVRTTLLDALREHLGLTGVKKGCDHGQCGACTVLVEGRRELSCLTLAVSVGRREVTTIEGLAAPEGALHPMQQAFVDHDAFQCGYCTPGQILSAIGCVQEGHAGSPSEIREYMSGNICRCAAYPNIVAAVTQARDEMAG, from the coding sequence ATGAGCGACAATCCAGACGAAAAGAGCGGCCATTCTCCCAACCGGCGGCGATTCCTTATCGGATCAGCGCTGACGGGAACCGTTCCCCTGCTTCCACGCGAGGCATTGTCGCAGACGACGGGGCGCGCCTCCGCCGCGCAAGATAACAGTGTGCCCGTCGACGTCGATCTTCACGTGAACGACCGGATGCACCGAGTGGCCGTCGACGTCCGGACAACTCTTCTGGACGCACTTCGCGAACATCTCGGGCTGACCGGCGTCAAGAAGGGGTGCGACCATGGCCAGTGCGGGGCCTGCACCGTCCTCGTCGAAGGCCGACGCGAACTCTCGTGCCTGACACTTGCTGTTTCGGTCGGCCGAAGAGAGGTCACGACGATCGAGGGCCTGGCTGCTCCGGAAGGCGCCCTGCATCCCATGCAGCAGGCCTTCGTCGACCACGATGCCTTCCAGTGCGGATATTGTACGCCCGGCCAGATCCTGTCCGCGATCGGCTGCGTCCAGGAAGGCCACGCCGGCTCGCCGTCCGAAATCAGGGAGTACATGAGCGGGAACATCTGCCGGTGCGCCGCCTATCCCAATATCGTCGCGGCCGTCACGCAGGCGCGCGACGAAATGGCGGGTTGA
- a CDS encoding FAD binding domain-containing protein: MRPFQYSRPSSTPEAMLEVRNILAAGSLSSASFLAGGTTLLDLMKLDVVRPDRIIDLGALASEFGAVRRDGSSLRLGAFAKMAEVAAHPDVTAEYPVIAESLRLAASAQLRNMASLGGNVLQRTRCAYFRNPSWEACNKRTPGSGCAARDGANRMHAVLGTSEDCIATYPGDFAQALLALDASVAIIGPRGNRTIAFASLHRRPDATPHVETSLEPGEIIAEFIVPAAAWTRRSLYLKIRDRQSYEFAVASVAVGLDLDDGMVREARIALGGLATVPWRAQEAEDALQGRPLTEEAARAAALVAFRGAVRQSHNAFKITIGQAALVRALLQAASMEIR, from the coding sequence ATGCGACCTTTTCAGTACTCACGACCGTCATCCACCCCGGAAGCAATGCTGGAGGTGCGGAACATTCTCGCGGCCGGGTCGCTATCGTCCGCGTCGTTCCTCGCAGGCGGCACGACGCTTCTCGACCTGATGAAACTGGATGTCGTGCGTCCCGACCGGATCATCGATCTCGGCGCTCTTGCCAGCGAGTTCGGCGCCGTGCGGCGAGATGGTTCTTCGCTGCGCCTCGGTGCCTTCGCAAAGATGGCCGAGGTGGCCGCGCATCCCGACGTTACTGCCGAGTACCCGGTCATCGCGGAGAGCCTGCGGCTTGCGGCGAGCGCGCAACTGCGCAACATGGCGAGCCTCGGCGGCAACGTGCTTCAGCGCACGCGCTGCGCCTACTTTCGCAACCCTTCCTGGGAAGCCTGCAACAAGCGGACACCGGGAAGCGGATGCGCCGCGCGCGATGGCGCGAACCGCATGCATGCCGTTCTGGGCACGAGCGAGGATTGCATCGCGACATACCCGGGCGACTTCGCGCAGGCTCTCCTCGCTCTCGACGCCTCGGTCGCGATCATCGGCCCCCGAGGCAACCGCACCATCGCCTTCGCTTCGCTGCACCGACGGCCCGACGCGACCCCGCATGTCGAGACGAGCCTGGAGCCCGGCGAAATCATTGCGGAGTTCATCGTTCCAGCCGCCGCCTGGACGCGCCGGTCGCTCTATCTGAAGATCCGGGATCGGCAATCCTACGAATTCGCCGTAGCCTCGGTCGCGGTCGGACTGGATCTCGATGACGGGATGGTTCGCGAGGCGCGTATCGCACTCGGGGGGCTCGCGACCGTTCCCTGGCGAGCGCAGGAAGCCGAAGACGCATTGCAGGGGCGCCCGCTCACGGAGGAAGCCGCGCGCGCTGCTGCTCTCGTGGCTTTTCGGGGCGCGGTTCGCCAATCTCACAACGCGTTCAAAATCACGATCGGCCAGGCGGCACTGGTGCGCGCGCTCCTTCAGGCTGCGTCGATGGAGATTCGATGA